Genomic window (Candidatus Methanomethylicota archaeon):
GAAAGTTCATAAAAATAACCTCCCAGAAGTTTTGAAAGTATATAAAGTCCGAGCAATTGAATAGATATGCCTATAGAATACGAGCTAAAAAATTTAAATAACAAATTCTCTTGAGGAACTAATTTATTTGCGACTGGATACCATGCAACAAAAGTAAGAACAATAGCTATTAACGGTAGAATTTCAATAACCATTTAGCTAACTGTATCAACGCATTTCTCGTAGATTTGCATAAGCTTAGCTAAACAAGAGCGAGGTTCATGATAGCGTAAAATGAAATCTCGCCCTCTTTTTCCCATTTCTTTCCTAACGCTATGCGAAGATAGGAAAAGAATAGCTTCGGCGATTGTTTTATGGTCTGGCTGTTTGATAACTATCCCTCCCTTAGAGCTACGAATGATATCCCCCATATCGCCCACATCTGTACCAATAACGGGTACCTGCCTAGCCATTGCTTCTAGTAAAGCAATTGGGAGTCCCTCACTGCTTGAGGGTAAAACAAAAATGTCTGAAGAATCAAGCAATTCGAGAATATCTGACCGATGGCCTAACCAGAAGACACGCTCATTTATTCCAAGCTTGGAGGCAAGTCTCTTAAGCTTATGAAGATAAATAAAATCTTCTGCTGATCCTACCACGCGTAGGACTACAGGAATTTTAGAATTCACTATTTGTAATGCCCGCAGTAACTCGTCAATATTCTTTTTGGGATCTATCCTTCCGATGAAGATTATTTTCAGAGATGATGAGAAATTTTGATGAATTGAATCAGTATATCGAGGAGGAGTACTAATAAATTTTTGAGATACCCAGTTGGGAATGATGGTTAATGGAACACGCAATCCCTGAGCTACTAATAATTCTGCCACACGACGACTTACAGATATAATATGGTTAAACGTATTGAGACGGTTTATAAAATAGGTTGGAAAGATAAAATAAAAAGGAGTTGTCAAACGTGGATCCCCATGGATTGTAGCTATTTTACATGAAGTAGTTTCGACATATGAAAGCGGAAAAGCAGCCGTTACTCCATGAGCATGTATAATATCGTATCGTTTACTAGAAACAAGTTTGCTTATAGATTTTCGAACTT
Coding sequences:
- a CDS encoding glycosyltransferase family 4 protein translates to MGFTQGGVQRHVWDIVEFMSKEGYFSTVITANVSNRMRPAIKKNNPRSDIRLISIGDFWFGPKSIYVPGIIKYYTQVRKSISKLVSSKRYDIIHAHGVTAAFPLSYVETTSCKIATIHGDPRLTTPFYFIFPTYFINRLNTFNHIISVSRRVAELLVAQGLRVPLTIIPNWVSQKFISTPPRYTDSIHQNFSSSLKIIFIGRIDPKKNIDELLRALQIVNSKIPVVLRVVGSAEDFIYLHKLKRLASKLGINERVFWLGHRSDILELLDSSDIFVLPSSSEGLPIALLEAMARQVPVIGTDVGDMGDIIRSSKGGIVIKQPDHKTIAEAILFLSSHSVRKEMGKRGRDFILRYHEPRSCLAKLMQIYEKCVDTVS